One Pirellulales bacterium DNA window includes the following coding sequences:
- a CDS encoding DUF1559 domain-containing protein → MFKVDRRNSFLSARRRGFTLVELLVVIAIIGILIALLLPAIQAAREAARRSQCSSNIRQLGLALLNFHSGHRTFPASSTWLDSKGLPNIINSPIPTSNHALNSPGLYKNWVIDILPQIEGNDIYKTMDLKQPINNAINAPARATHMGVMCCPSDPYNATPFDGSQNAATSLLSPKGATPLWARGDYAANASTGFMSVGSNSDDAASAAVWRNKYQCGVMGANVALKATEIKDGTSKTILVCEIRAGLVPFDCRGVWAMSGACPSAIWASGYQGDCNGPNAADPGLKSDDVEACSAIQAIVGGAVKTSQIGMSCSSDDWPNWQQAARSLHTGGVNVCFADGSVKFISDYIQLGISSINPPQGLGVWDKILLSNDGETIQSGQY, encoded by the coding sequence ATGTTCAAGGTAGATCGTCGCAATTCGTTTCTCTCTGCGCGCCGCCGTGGATTCACACTGGTCGAACTTTTGGTCGTGATCGCGATCATCGGCATTCTCATTGCGCTCTTGCTGCCGGCGATTCAAGCAGCCCGCGAGGCCGCCCGAAGATCGCAATGTTCCAGCAATATCCGACAACTGGGTTTGGCTTTGTTGAATTTCCACTCGGGCCATAGAACGTTCCCGGCAAGTTCGACGTGGCTGGACTCGAAGGGGCTGCCCAATATCATTAACTCGCCGATTCCGACATCCAACCACGCCTTAAACTCTCCCGGACTTTACAAGAACTGGGTGATCGATATTCTTCCGCAGATCGAAGGGAATGACATCTACAAGACGATGGACTTGAAGCAACCCATCAACAACGCGATAAACGCGCCCGCGCGGGCTACCCACATGGGCGTCATGTGTTGTCCGAGCGATCCTTATAACGCCACGCCATTCGATGGTTCGCAAAACGCGGCGACTTCGCTCTTGAGCCCGAAGGGCGCGACTCCGCTCTGGGCTCGCGGCGATTACGCCGCCAATGCCTCGACGGGCTTCATGAGTGTTGGCAGCAATTCCGACGATGCTGCCAGCGCGGCGGTTTGGCGCAACAAGTATCAGTGCGGTGTGATGGGGGCCAATGTCGCGCTGAAGGCCACCGAGATCAAGGACGGAACGAGCAAAACGATCTTGGTTTGCGAGATTCGCGCCGGCTTGGTTCCTTTCGATTGCCGGGGTGTTTGGGCCATGAGCGGCGCTTGCCCGAGCGCGATCTGGGCTTCCGGATATCAAGGGGACTGCAACGGCCCGAACGCAGCCGATCCGGGGCTCAAGTCCGACGACGTGGAGGCCTGCTCCGCGATCCAAGCGATCGTCGGTGGGGCCGTCAAGACATCGCAGATCGGGATGTCCTGCTCGAGCGATGATTGGCCGAATTGGCAACAAGCGGCTCGTAGCCTTCACACGGGCGGCGTCAATGTCTGTTTCGCCGATGGCAGCGTCAAGTTCATCAGCGATTACATTCAGTTGGGAATATCGAGCATCAACCCACCCCAGGGCCTTGGCGTGTGGGACAAGATCCTGCTCTCCAACGACGGCGAAACGATCCAAAGCGGTCAGTATTAA
- a CDS encoding ferredoxin family protein, producing MTHVVCEPCFDCKYTDCVVVCPVECFYEGERILYIHPDECIDCEACVPECPVEAIFHEDNVPEEWKDFTALNAEMAPQCPVITEKKEPLAGKE from the coding sequence ATGACCCACGTTGTGTGTGAACCTTGTTTCGATTGCAAATATACCGACTGCGTCGTGGTGTGCCCCGTCGAGTGCTTCTATGAAGGGGAACGGATCCTGTACATCCATCCCGATGAATGCATCGACTGCGAAGCCTGCGTGCCGGAATGTCCGGTCGAGGCCATCTTTCATGAAGACAACGTGCCGGAAGAGTGGAAGGACTTCACCGCCTTGAACGCCGAAATGGCGCCGCAGTGCCCCGTGATCACGGAAAAGAAAGAACCGCTGGCGGGCAAGGAATGA